The bacterium genomic interval GGGAAGACTATGGAGTGTCTCAATTGTAAACAGGAGTCTCCCTTAATTGCGAAAATTCTGGGTGTCTGTGTGGAATGTATAAGGCAAGACTTCAAGAAAGTTCTGCCTTTAATAGAGAAAGCCCATAAAGTCTCAAGAAGTAAATTTTGCCTTCCAGAGGGAGTTCCCAGGGATAAGGGAGGAGTGAAATGTAATATCTGTGTCAACGAATGCCAGATTCCCCAAGGAGGTTTTGGCTACTGTGGCTTGAGAACCAACCATCTGGGAAAGTTGCTCCACCTGGTAAATAGAGAAAGGGGAAGCCTCTCCTGGTACCACGACCCATTGCCAACTAATTGTGTGGCTGAATGGGTTTGTGGAGAGAAGGATAGCTATGGATACAAGAATTTAGCGGTCTTCTACCATGGCTGCTCTTTCGATTGCCTGTTCTGCCAGAACTGGCACTACCGGGAGGAGGTTGAACGAATAATGGAACAAGCAACTCCATCCGTTCTGGAGAATCCTGAGAGCCTGGAGGAGGGAAATTTCGTAACTTCAGAGGAGTTGTCTAATTGTGTAGATGGAAGGACAAATTGCATCTGTTATTTTGGCGGCGATCCTACTCCTCATATATACCATGCTTTAGAAACTTCCCGGCTCGCTCTGGAGAAGAAGAGAGTGCGCATCTG includes:
- a CDS encoding radical SAM protein, with product MECLNCKQESPLIAKILGVCVECIRQDFKKVLPLIEKAHKVSRSKFCLPEGVPRDKGGVKCNICVNECQIPQGGFGYCGLRTNHLGKLLHLVNRERGSLSWYHDPLPTNCVAEWVCGEKDSYGYKNLAVFYHGCSFDCLFCQNWHYREEVERIMEQATPSVLENPESLEEGNFVTSEELSNCVDGRTNCICYFGGDPTPHIYHALETSRLALEKKRVRICWETNGCMNPKFLKDMAELSLDSGGCIKFDLKAFSEQVNIALCGVSNRRTLENFSHLADYTKKRREPPFLVASTLLVPGYIDRFEVSKIAKFIASLDPEIPYSLLAFHPHFYMSDIPTTSRVQAEECLEEAGRAGLKRVKIGNIHLLSDAY